One stretch of Ooceraea biroi isolate clonal line C1 chromosome 4, Obir_v5.4, whole genome shotgun sequence DNA includes these proteins:
- the LOC105282820 gene encoding uncharacterized protein LOC105282820 — translation MPKVKERDEQEALKLDEDFKQILVHVRPHVLSLRSAEEAYLCKIWLDKLNSTISQRNLRNRYLFELARQLKAGTLGGIFKTQPPNDLLMPLSSSCHAVCTSSSLSELSDCSRRPTCLTPIESSERRNNLQNEIYNSESSTSVYIQRHDDDTLQRSDLKLCEHRIDVLTRALENLQLQNERLRQELMKNQEKTTDNEAFRLRNRVMQLKAQAQSQSLTCKVRALKRTIAKLKKLNNIIEHFYEKKLQRIIRNKNLEVKILQLQFQGQTSELCLSLCSEKQNEMHSLVKSLEEKYKALLAAADAAIEKQQREYLTKIATLESELYHLKKDGPNSKIA, via the exons ATGCCAAAAGTGAAGGAACGCGACGAGCAAGAGGCGCTGAAGCTGGACGAAGACTTTAAACAGATTTTAGTGCACGTCAGGCCTCACGTGCTGAGCTTGAGATCTGCAGAGGAAGCGTATTTGTGCAAGATCTGGCTCGATAAGCTAAACTCTACTATCTCGCAGCGTAACTTGAGAAATAGATACCTGTTCGAGCTGGCTCGACAATTAAAAGCGGGCACACTCGGGGGAATATTCAAGACTCAACCACCGAATGATCTGCTGATGCCGCTATCATCATCCTGTCACGCG GTCTGTACCAGCTCATCTTTAAGCGAATTGTCCGACTGTAGTAGACGTCCGACCTGCCTGACGCCAATTGAGAGCTCGGAGCGAAGAAATAATCTGCAAAACGAAATTTACAATTCTGAATCGAGTACGAGCGTGTACATACAGCGTCATGATGACGACACGTTGCAAAGGAGCGATTTAAAGCTTTGCGAACACCGTATCGACGTACTGACTCGCGCGCTTGAGAATCTTCAGCTCCAGAACGAGCGATTGAGGCAGGAGTTAATGAAAAATCAAGAAAAGACGACCGACAACGAAGCGTTTCGATTACGAAATCGTGTCATGCAGCTGAAAGCTCAGGCGCAAAGTCAAAGCCTCACGTGCAAAGTTAGAGCGCTCAAGAGAACTATCGCGAAACTGAAGAAACTGAACAACATTATAGAACACTTTTATGAGAAGAAATTGCAGCGGATTATCAGA AATAAAAATCTCGAGGTCAAGATTCTGCAGTTACAATTTCAAGGGCAGACGAGTGAACTGTGCTTATCTTTATGTTCGGAGAAGCAAAACGAGATGCACAGTTTGGTAAAATCTTTGGAAGAAAAGTACAAGGCACTCCTAGCGGCCGCTGATGCGGCGATCGAAAAGCAACAACGAGAATATTTAacg aaaatagCTACACTTGAATCTGAATTGTATCATTTGAAGAAGGATGGGCCAAATTCAAAAATCGCGTGA
- the LOC105282824 gene encoding hexosaminidase D isoform X2: MDSLTLGSHRLVHLDLKGAPPRTCYFEKLFPLLRTWGATGLLLEWEDTFPYNRELTPIGSNGPSSLASGYTVQEARYILQIAGDCGLAVVPLVQTFGHMEFVLKHDEWRSLREVESFPSSICPSNPRTLPLVKSLIRQIVSFHPDIQYLHIGCDEVWHLGLCSVCTKRAAASKYGKSSLYLEHILAIAQYIQETYPYLKIIIWDDMLRSIDLQVLNEHYIGKYVEPMVWHYNSRDNFALPGGMWDKYSAVFPNIWAATAFKGATGSTQHIPIIRHHISNHEKWLEELGVHVSKVHEFRGTAFTGWSRYDHYATICELLPTAIPSLALCLKVWLHGYSEQTHTQVAKSLGYIDHPLHITPQLRPISIPSNLLFPGWQVAVGMEWFLNFKAKFHNIVASDQIMTWMNPWQVANNYTNPMQLENLIPIFTDLLLELSSLENYLRVQMEAIFFSSMIEEWIGTNIHPVKAKLMELKQTTENQLKINNRV, translated from the exons ATGGACTCCTTGACGTTGGGCTCGCACAG GCTGGTTCATCTTGACTTGAAGGGCGCACCCCCGCGGACCTGTTACTTCGAAAAG CTCTTCCCGCTGTTGCGAACATGGGGAGCGACTGGATTGCTGTTGGAATGGGAGGATACGTTTCCGTACAACCGAGAGCTCACACCTATCGGAAGCAATGGACCGAGCAGCCTGGCAAGCGGATACACGGTCCAGGAGGCTAGATATATCCTGCAGATAGCAGGTGATTGTGGCCTGGCAGTCGTCCCACTGGTACAAACTTTCGGTCACATGGAG TTTGTCCTGAAGCACGACGAATGGAGATCGCTGCGCGAGGTGGAATCTTTCCCAAGTTCTATCTGCCCGTCGAATCCAAGGACTCTCCCACTGGTGAAGTCCTTGATACGTCAGATTGTCAGTTTTCATCCTGACATACAGTATCTACATATAGGCTGTGACGAAGTGTGGCACTTGGGCCTATGCTCGGTCTGCACCAAACGTGCCGCGGCCAGTAAATATGGCAAATCTTCCCTGTATCTGGAACACATTCTGGCGATAGCCCAGTACATTCAGGAGACCTATCCGTACTTGAAGATCATCATTTGGGACGACATGTTGCGATCGATAGACTTACAGGTTTTGAACG AACATTACATCGGCAAATACGTCGAGCCCATGGTATGGCACTACAATTCCAGGGACAATTTCGCATTGCCCGGTG GAATGTGGGACAAGTACAGCGCGGTCTTCCCGAATATATGGGCGGCAACGGCATTCAAAGGCGCCACTGGCTCCACGCAACACATACCTATAATTCGCCATCACATCAGCAATCACGAGAAGTGGTTGGAGGAGCTAGGGGTTCACGTGAGTAAGGTACACGAATTTCGGGGTACAGCGTTCACCGGCTGGTCCAG ATACGATCATTATGCCACGATATGTGAACTGCTGCCCACGGCAATACCGTCACTGGCTCTATGCCTGAAGGTCTGGCTCCACGGCTACTCTGAACAGACGCACACTCAGGTTGCAAAGAGCTTGGGATACATTGATCATCCGTTGCACATCACGCCGCAACTTAGGCCAATTTCGATACCCAGCAACCTGCTCTTCCCTGGGTGGCAAGTGGCTGTGGGTATGGAGTGGTTCCTCAACTTCAAGGCAAAGTTTCACAATATCGTTGCCAGCGATCA AATCATGACGTGGATGAATCCATGGCAAGTGGCAAACAATTATACAAATCCCATGCAGCTGGAGAACTTGATACCTATTTTTACAGA CCTATTATTGGAGTTATCTTCACTGGAGAACTATCTGCGAGTTCAAATGGAAGCAATTTTCTTCTCATCGATGATCGAGGAGTGGATAGGTACCAATATTCACCCTGTGAAGGCAAAGTTAATGGAGCTGAAGCAAACCACGGAGAATCAGTTGAAGATAAACAACCGCGTGTAA
- the LOC105282824 gene encoding hexosaminidase D isoform X1 — translation MDSLTLGSHRLVHLDLKGAPPRTCYFEKLFPLLRTWGATGLLLEWEDTFPYNRELTPIGSNGPSSLASGYTVQEARYILQIAGDCGLAVVPLVQTFGHMEFVLKHDEWRSLREVESFPSSICPSNPRTLPLVKSLIRQIVSFHPDIQYLHIGCDEVWHLGLCSVCTKRAAASKYGKSSLYLEHILAIAQYIQETYPYLKIIIWDDMLRSIDLQNITSANTSSPWYGTTIPGTISHCPVVSVCPSLFFFNVNLSDLKKCIPKYLPNRYTLNRLLGMWDKYSAVFPNIWAATAFKGATGSTQHIPIIRHHISNHEKWLEELGVHVSKVHEFRGTAFTGWSRYDHYATICELLPTAIPSLALCLKVWLHGYSEQTHTQVAKSLGYIDHPLHITPQLRPISIPSNLLFPGWQVAVGMEWFLNFKAKFHNIVASDQIMTWMNPWQVANNYTNPMQLENLIPIFTDLLLELSSLENYLRVQMEAIFFSSMIEEWIGTNIHPVKAKLMELKQTTENQLKINNRV, via the exons ATGGACTCCTTGACGTTGGGCTCGCACAG GCTGGTTCATCTTGACTTGAAGGGCGCACCCCCGCGGACCTGTTACTTCGAAAAG CTCTTCCCGCTGTTGCGAACATGGGGAGCGACTGGATTGCTGTTGGAATGGGAGGATACGTTTCCGTACAACCGAGAGCTCACACCTATCGGAAGCAATGGACCGAGCAGCCTGGCAAGCGGATACACGGTCCAGGAGGCTAGATATATCCTGCAGATAGCAGGTGATTGTGGCCTGGCAGTCGTCCCACTGGTACAAACTTTCGGTCACATGGAG TTTGTCCTGAAGCACGACGAATGGAGATCGCTGCGCGAGGTGGAATCTTTCCCAAGTTCTATCTGCCCGTCGAATCCAAGGACTCTCCCACTGGTGAAGTCCTTGATACGTCAGATTGTCAGTTTTCATCCTGACATACAGTATCTACATATAGGCTGTGACGAAGTGTGGCACTTGGGCCTATGCTCGGTCTGCACCAAACGTGCCGCGGCCAGTAAATATGGCAAATCTTCCCTGTATCTGGAACACATTCTGGCGATAGCCCAGTACATTCAGGAGACCTATCCGTACTTGAAGATCATCATTTGGGACGACATGTTGCGATCGATAGACTTACAG AACATTACATCGGCAAATACGTCGAGCCCATGGTATGGCACTACAATTCCAGGGACAATTTCGCATTGCCCGGTGGTATCTGTCTGCCcctctctgtttttctttaaCGTCAACTTAAGCGatcttaaaaaatgtattccgAAATACTTGCCAAATCGTTACACGTTAAACCGTTTGCTAGGAATGTGGGACAAGTACAGCGCGGTCTTCCCGAATATATGGGCGGCAACGGCATTCAAAGGCGCCACTGGCTCCACGCAACACATACCTATAATTCGCCATCACATCAGCAATCACGAGAAGTGGTTGGAGGAGCTAGGGGTTCACGTGAGTAAGGTACACGAATTTCGGGGTACAGCGTTCACCGGCTGGTCCAG ATACGATCATTATGCCACGATATGTGAACTGCTGCCCACGGCAATACCGTCACTGGCTCTATGCCTGAAGGTCTGGCTCCACGGCTACTCTGAACAGACGCACACTCAGGTTGCAAAGAGCTTGGGATACATTGATCATCCGTTGCACATCACGCCGCAACTTAGGCCAATTTCGATACCCAGCAACCTGCTCTTCCCTGGGTGGCAAGTGGCTGTGGGTATGGAGTGGTTCCTCAACTTCAAGGCAAAGTTTCACAATATCGTTGCCAGCGATCA AATCATGACGTGGATGAATCCATGGCAAGTGGCAAACAATTATACAAATCCCATGCAGCTGGAGAACTTGATACCTATTTTTACAGA CCTATTATTGGAGTTATCTTCACTGGAGAACTATCTGCGAGTTCAAATGGAAGCAATTTTCTTCTCATCGATGATCGAGGAGTGGATAGGTACCAATATTCACCCTGTGAAGGCAAAGTTAATGGAGCTGAAGCAAACCACGGAGAATCAGTTGAAGATAAACAACCGCGTGTAA
- the LOC105282824 gene encoding hexosaminidase D isoform X3 yields MEFVLKHDEWRSLREVESFPSSICPSNPRTLPLVKSLIRQIVSFHPDIQYLHIGCDEVWHLGLCSVCTKRAAASKYGKSSLYLEHILAIAQYIQETYPYLKIIIWDDMLRSIDLQNITSANTSSPWYGTTIPGTISHCPVVSVCPSLFFFNVNLSDLKKCIPKYLPNRYTLNRLLGMWDKYSAVFPNIWAATAFKGATGSTQHIPIIRHHISNHEKWLEELGVHVSKVHEFRGTAFTGWSRYDHYATICELLPTAIPSLALCLKVWLHGYSEQTHTQVAKSLGYIDHPLHITPQLRPISIPSNLLFPGWQVAVGMEWFLNFKAKFHNIVASDQIMTWMNPWQVANNYTNPMQLENLIPIFTDLLLELSSLENYLRVQMEAIFFSSMIEEWIGTNIHPVKAKLMELKQTTENQLKINNRV; encoded by the exons ATGGAG TTTGTCCTGAAGCACGACGAATGGAGATCGCTGCGCGAGGTGGAATCTTTCCCAAGTTCTATCTGCCCGTCGAATCCAAGGACTCTCCCACTGGTGAAGTCCTTGATACGTCAGATTGTCAGTTTTCATCCTGACATACAGTATCTACATATAGGCTGTGACGAAGTGTGGCACTTGGGCCTATGCTCGGTCTGCACCAAACGTGCCGCGGCCAGTAAATATGGCAAATCTTCCCTGTATCTGGAACACATTCTGGCGATAGCCCAGTACATTCAGGAGACCTATCCGTACTTGAAGATCATCATTTGGGACGACATGTTGCGATCGATAGACTTACAG AACATTACATCGGCAAATACGTCGAGCCCATGGTATGGCACTACAATTCCAGGGACAATTTCGCATTGCCCGGTGGTATCTGTCTGCCcctctctgtttttctttaaCGTCAACTTAAGCGatcttaaaaaatgtattccgAAATACTTGCCAAATCGTTACACGTTAAACCGTTTGCTAGGAATGTGGGACAAGTACAGCGCGGTCTTCCCGAATATATGGGCGGCAACGGCATTCAAAGGCGCCACTGGCTCCACGCAACACATACCTATAATTCGCCATCACATCAGCAATCACGAGAAGTGGTTGGAGGAGCTAGGGGTTCACGTGAGTAAGGTACACGAATTTCGGGGTACAGCGTTCACCGGCTGGTCCAG ATACGATCATTATGCCACGATATGTGAACTGCTGCCCACGGCAATACCGTCACTGGCTCTATGCCTGAAGGTCTGGCTCCACGGCTACTCTGAACAGACGCACACTCAGGTTGCAAAGAGCTTGGGATACATTGATCATCCGTTGCACATCACGCCGCAACTTAGGCCAATTTCGATACCCAGCAACCTGCTCTTCCCTGGGTGGCAAGTGGCTGTGGGTATGGAGTGGTTCCTCAACTTCAAGGCAAAGTTTCACAATATCGTTGCCAGCGATCA AATCATGACGTGGATGAATCCATGGCAAGTGGCAAACAATTATACAAATCCCATGCAGCTGGAGAACTTGATACCTATTTTTACAGA CCTATTATTGGAGTTATCTTCACTGGAGAACTATCTGCGAGTTCAAATGGAAGCAATTTTCTTCTCATCGATGATCGAGGAGTGGATAGGTACCAATATTCACCCTGTGAAGGCAAAGTTAATGGAGCTGAAGCAAACCACGGAGAATCAGTTGAAGATAAACAACCGCGTGTAA
- the LOC105282734 gene encoding ubiquitin carboxyl-terminal hydrolase 22: MSDHGCIHLNNFKAAKGIQPYKVIHSYFVTSTSTEARVRKAVSCLCHTCKTYKDRLHSCLHCIFFGCYVKGHIQEHAKTKKHFLAVDLCYGNILCFQCGDYVYDRELLAVAKAQCSESAKSLSLGEFYRAWEPTQIEAELLRKHPRRRRVVENSTIGLRGLINLGSTCFMNCIVQALIHTPLLRDYFLADRHHCPQPSRCLVCEVSHLFQEFYSGNKVPLTLHKLLHLIWTHARHLAGYEQQDAHEFFIATLDVLHRHCEAAPILVKDNPHHCNCIIDQIFTGGLQSDVVCQACNGVSTTIDPFWDISLDLGPTAGASGSDTSGPPTSLLDCLERFTRAEHLGSTAKIKCSNCQTYQESTKQLTMKQLPIVASFHLKRFEHSSIQDKKISKEKKISTFISFPEQLDMTPFMSHKRNGNNNSAMIDGLSKNGEDITFSDNRYSLFAVINHEGTLDRGHYTAFIRQQRDQWFKCDDHLITRARLKDVLTSEGYLLFYHKQILEYGRNTKRKRKEEEEERKKN, encoded by the exons gcTGTGAGCTGTCTGTGTCATACATGTAAGACTTACAAGGATCGCCTACATTCTTGTCttcattgtatattttttggcTGCTATGTAAAGGGCCACATACAGGAGCATGCGAAAACGAAGAAGCATTTTCTAG CTGTTGATTTATGTTACGGAAATATCTTGTGCTTCCAATGCGGCGACTACGTATACGACAGAGAGTTACTAGCGGTGGCGAAGGCGCAATGCAGCGAATCGGCGAAATCCTTGAGTCTGGGAGAGTTTTATCGAGCATGGGAACCTACGCAGATAGAGGCAGAGTTGTTGAGGAAGCATCCACGTCGAAGGCGCGTCGTAGAAAATTCCACTATAG GTTTAAGGGGTCTAATCAATCTCGGAAGCACTTGCTTCATGAACTGTATCGTACAGGCCCTTATACACACTCCGCTGCTGCGGGATTATTTCCTTGCTGACCGTCACCACTGCCCGCAACCGAGTCGCTGTCTGGTCTGCGAGGTATCCCACTTGTTCCAAGAGTTTTATTCTGGCAACAAGGTTCCGCTGACGCTCCACAAGCTTCTCCATCTGATCTGGACGCACGCCAGACACCTGGCGGGGTACGAGCAACAAGATGCCCACGAATTTTTCATCGCTACGCTGGACGTCCTCCATAGACACTGCGAAGCTGCTCCGATACTGGTCAAAGATAATCCCCATCATTGCAACTGCATTATTGATCAGATATTCACCGGAGGTCTCCAGAGCGATGTCGTTTGTCAAGCTTGCAA TGGGGTGTCTACCACAATCGATCCATTTTGGGATATATCTCTGGATCTCGGTCCGACAGCTGGTGCCTCTGGTTCCGATACATCCGGGCCTCCTACGTCCCTGCTGGATTGTCTGGAAAGATTCACCAGGGCCGAACATTTGGGCTCCACCGCGAAGATCAAGTGCAGCAATTGCCAGACTTATCAGGAAAGTACGAAGCAGCTAACGATGAAGCAACTGCCGATTGTAGCGAGCTTTCATCTGAAGCGCTTCGAGCACTCGAGTATACAGGATAAGAAGATTTCCAAGGAAAAGAAGATCTCGACATTCATCTCGTTCCCGGAGCAGCTGGACATGACGCCGTTCATGTCGCACAAACGCAATGGCAATAACAATAGCGCCATGATCGATGGCTTGTCGAAGAACGGAGAAGATATCACTTTCAGTGACAACAG ATATTCCTTGTTTGCTGTGATAAACCACGAAGGCACTTTAGACCGAGGACATTACACGGCTTTCATCCGACAACAGAGGGATCAATGGTTCAAATGCGACGATCATTTGATAACTCGAGCTAGACTGAAAGATGTCTTGACTAGCGAAGG gTATCTCCTGTTTTATCATAAGCAGATCTTGGAATACGGACGAAATaccaagagaaagaggaaagaggaagaagaggagaggaagaaaaattaa